In Pocillopora verrucosa isolate sample1 chromosome 13, ASM3666991v2, whole genome shotgun sequence, one genomic interval encodes:
- the LOC136277654 gene encoding tetratricopeptide repeat protein 4-like: MATERSPIKVPCENEDLPEKENAPDFNEETLQATADVYSNKGNEALERGDFISAIHFYTKGIKINCNEKELKAKLYNNRAIAHSKLGNHQDSLRDAEAAIELNPTFLEAIVRG, from the exons atggctacagAAAGAAGTCCAATTAaagttccatgtgaaaatgaagacttacctgaaaaagaaaatgcaccagattttaatgaggaaactttGCAAG ccacagctgatgtttatagTAATAAGGGTAATGAGGCCTTAGAGAGAGGAGATTTCATCagtgctattcatttttacaccaaaggaattaaaataaactgcaatgagaaagaactgaaggccaaactgtacaacaacagggctattgcacattctaaacttg gaaatcaccaggattcactaagggatgcagaagcagccattgagttaaatccaacaTTCCTTgaggcaattgtgagaggttag
- the LOC131795453 gene encoding neuroglobin yields the protein MIFICLKRIEIVVSVAEATSTSRIRDIPLSHEQKCILREFWQLIEPIKSVIGKKVFGRLFESNPRIQDIFPAFKSLKLEAVINSRSLYLYVRQVMTALENAIFSLNDAEVFIEYLMNLGERHKAWPVRLEHFDMIEEALIWTLKDSFPTKCTDYVAETWRELFRFITATMMRGLRRANTGK from the exons atgatcttcatttgcttaaaaagaattgaaattgtAGTCTCAGTTGCTGAGGCAACATCGACTTCAAGAATCAGAGACATTCCGCTATCACACgaacaaaaatgcattttaagagAATTTTGGCAGCTCATTGAGCCCATTAAGAGCGTCATAGGGAAGAAAGTGTTTGGACG actttttgagtccaacccaagaattcaagacatatttcccgcctttaagagtttgaaacttGAAGCCGTAATCAACTCTCGATCTCTGTATCTTTACGTCAGACAAGTCATGACTGCGCTGGAAAAtgctattttttctttaaacgacGCAGAGGTTTTCATCGAGTATTTAATGAATCTTGGAGAAAGACATAAAGCATGGCCCGTGAGGCTGGAACATTTCGAT ATGATAGAAGaagccttaatttggacattaAAGGATTCGTTTCCAACAAAATGCACCGATTATGTCGCCGAGACTTGGAGGGAGCTCTTTCGCTTTATAACCGCTACAATGATGAGAGGACTGAGGAGAGCAAACACTGGCAAATGA
- the LOC136277870 gene encoding neuroglobin-like, giving the protein MGCFASRNNRIEIVVSVAEATSTSRIRDIPLSHEQKCILREFWQLIEPIKSVIGKKVFGRLFESNPRIQDIFPAFKSLKLEAVINSRSLYLHVRRVMTALENAIFSLNDAEVFIEYLMNLGERHKAWPVRLEHFDMIEEALIWTLKDSFPTKCTDYVAETWRELFRFISATMMRGLRRANTGKWDFKVREPVDWE; this is encoded by the exons ATGGGTTGTTTTGCATCGCGTAATAACAGAATTGAAATTGTAGTCTCAGTTGCTGAGGCAACATCGACTTCAAGAATCAGAGACATTCCGCTATCACACgaacaaaaatgcattttaagagAATTTTGGCAGCTCATTGAGCCCATTAAGAGCGTCATAGGGAAGAAAGTGTTTGGACG actttttgagtccaacccaagaattcaagacatatttcccgcctttaagagtttgaaacttGAAGCCGTAATCAACTCTCGATCTCTGTATCTTCACGTCAGACGAGTCATGACTGCGCTGGAAAAtgctattttttctttaaacgacGCAGAGGTTTTCATCGAGTATTTAATGAATCTTGGAGAAAGACATAAAGCATGGCCCGTGAGGCTGGAACATTTCGAT ATGATAGAAGaagccttaatttggacattaAAGGATTCGTTTCCAACAAAATGCACCGATTATGTCGCCGAGACTTGGAGGGAGCTCTTTCGCTTTATAAGCGCTACAATGATGAGAGGACTGAGGAGAGCAAACACTGGAAAATGGGACTTTAAAGTGAGAGAACCTGTGGACTGGGAATGA
- the LOC136277754 gene encoding tetratricopeptide repeat protein 28-like, translating into MESSFCGRTGQHKGSDEDLADLKNVPSDIIFQVVNEADVNLWFVSKGKQVQLRQSNLTDSVSENSGARQSFESFIHGVYTQIRVPFNVRCENRSLDALRESRSKVDVKTKEDNPHPPIQQDERGLSTLYDTLMKPVADLVKGDELLIIPDGSLWLAPYAALKDGNSKYLCESFRIRLAPSLTSLRLISNCPDDYHKSSGALLVGDPCLAEVTNSEGEELFKRLPCAKEEVEMIGNILNITPITGRQATKREVLKRISSVSLVHFAAHGRMETGEIALTPDPHRIPTVPTEEDYILTIGDVLNVQLRAKLVVLSCCHSGRGEIKAEGVVGIARAFMGAGARSVVVSLWAINDEATLKFMKSFYQHLAEGKPASESLNLAMKSLRESKKFHDIKYWAPFLLIGDDVTLDFMTRKRKLNLSSTGIPMKTHKCSSNQVE; encoded by the coding sequence atggaatccagtttttgtGGTAGAACAGGGCAGCACAAGGGAAGCGATGAAGATTTAGCAGatttaaaaaacgttccatcAGACATTATCTTTCAGGTAGTGAACGAAGCTGACGTCAATCTTTGGTTTGTTTccaaaggaaaacaagttcagttaagacaaagtaacCTCACTGATTctgtttcagagaatagtggaGCTAGGCAATCCTTTGAGTCGTTCATACACGGTGTCTATACACAAATTCGTGTTCCTTTTAATGTGAGATGTGAGAATCGATCTTTGGATGCTTTGAGGGAGAGCCGTTCAAAAGTGGATGTGAAAACTAAAGAAGACAACCCTCACCCTCCCATCCAACAAGACGAACGCGGCTTAAGCACTTTGTATGATACCCTCATGAAGCCAGTGGCTGACCTGGTTAAAGGGGATGAGCTACTCATTATTCCCGATGGATCCTTGTGGCtcgctccttacgctgcattgaaggatggtaattctaaatacctaTGTGAATCGTTCAGAATCCGACTCGCTCCATCGTTAACAAGTCTTAGACTCATTTCCaattgcccagatgattatcacaaaagcagtggAGCCttacttgtaggagatccgtgTTTAGCCGAGGTTACTAACAGCGAGGGAGAGGAACTCTTCAAGCGGCTTCCGTgtgctaaagaagaagtagaaatgatcggaaatattctgaatatcacgccaatcaCTGGCAGACAGGCTACGAAACGTGAGGTATTGAAAAGAATCAGTTCCGTTTCtttagttcactttgcggcacacggacgtatggaaactggcgaaattgctcttacacctgacccaCACCGAATACCTACTGTGCCAACAgaggaggattacattttaacaattggagatgtgttgaatgttcaACTTCGCGCCAAACTTGTTGTACTTAGTTGCTGCCACAGTGGTCggggcgagatcaaggctgaaggtgtggttgggattgcgcgcgcttttatgggggctggtgctcggtctgttgtggtgtccctgtgggcgattAATGACGAGGCTACTCTCAAGTTCATGAAAAgcttttatcaacaccttgcaGAAGGTAAACCTGCAAGCGAGTCTctgaacctggccatgaaaagcctcagagaatcaaAGAAGTTCCACGACATCAAatactgggcgccctttttgctgattggagatgacgtcactCTTGACTTCATGACTCGAAAGCGAAAACTCAATCTTTCATCGACAGGTATTCCAATGAAAACCCACAAATGTTCCAGTAATCAAGTTGAGTAA